GTTTAAAGTAAACTCAGATGTTGTTATCGATATCAATACAAGACATTCAGATATCGAAATAGAAACCTGGAATAAAGATAAAGTTGTTATTGAGGCATTTATGGTTGTTGAAGGAGAAGAAGTAACCGAAGAAATGCGAGATAAGTTTTATAAAAAATGGGATTTTGATGCTTTTGGAAACAGCTCGAAAATAACGGTAAAATCAAGAACGAATTCTTTTATAGATTTCAATTCTTTTAATTTCGATGCTCCGAATTATGAGTTTTATATTGGAGATTTAGAAGATTTCTCTTTAGGAAGTTTAGATATTTTAGATTCAATAGACTTTATTGCTCCTGATGATATAATTATGATTCCTGATGTTCAATTACCACCAATGCCACCACTTCCAGATTTACCTCCGCTTCCGAGTGAGTTTGATTTCGAAGCGTATAAAAAAGATAAATCTTATTTAGAACGTTGGAAGGAAGAGAATAAAGGTATGATTGGAAAGAATGCTAAAGTAACTGTTGGTAATAGTTCAATTTCAATTAAAAGTGATGATACCGATATTACAATGTTAAAAGAGGAGGAGAAATATAAAAAGGAGATTGAAAAGGCAAGAAGGCTATATGAAAAAGAAAGAGTTAAGGCAAAAGTTGCGTACAGAGAAGCAAAAAAGAAACTATTGAAGGAACAGAAGAAATTGAAAAAGAATAAAAGAGAAAAGTTAAAAGCATCTTTGAAAAAATATAACCAAGAAAGAAAAGAAATACGTGATTTACTAAAGAAAAGAAGTAAATTAAAGATTAAACGATTGATAAAAATTAAAGCACCAAAAAATGCTAAATTTAATATGGATGTTAAGTACGGAGCATTAAGTTTTGCGAAGTAAATATTCAAAAGTTAATTAAAATAAAAAACCACTATTGTTAGTGGTTTTTTTTTATTTAAACTTGTTACCTTTACCTCTCAAGAAAACCATTCTTAATAACAAAATTATACTAAGAATAATACAATGGAATTATACAAAGAAAATCAACTGAAAATATACAATTCGCTCTCAAAATCTAAAGAAGAGTTTAAGCCTGTAACCGAAGGAAGAGTGGGAATGTATGTTTGTGGTCCAACTGTATATAGCAATGTTCACTTAGGAAATCTTAGGACGTTCATGTCATTTGATATGGTTTTCAGATATCTTTTGCATTTAGGATATAAAGTGAGATATGTACGAAATATTACAGATGCAGGACATTTAGAAAGTGATGCAGAAGAAGGTGAAGATAAAATTGCAAAAAAGGCAAGATTAGAAGAAATTGAACCAATGGAAGTTGTACAACGTTATACAGTAGACTTTCATGAAGTTACTGCTAAATATAACTTTTTACCACCAAGTATTGAACCAACGGCAACTGGACATATAGTTGAGCAAATTGAAATGATTAAAGAAATCATGGATAAAGGTTTAGCTTATGAAGTAAATGGATCTGTATATTTTGATGTATTAAAATACAACGAAGAAGGAAACAATTATGGTGTTCTTTCAGGGAGAAATGTGGAAGATGCAATTCATAATACCAGAGCTCTTGATGGTCAATCAGAAAAGAAAAACCCTCAAGATTTTGCGTTGTGGAAAAGAGCAGACGAAAGACATATCATGCGTTGGCCATCACCATGGAGTGACGGTTTTCCAGGATGGCACTTAGAATGTTCTGTTATGAGTTCTAAATACTTAGGAGAACAAATTGATATTCATGGAGGAGGAATGGATTTAAAATTCCCTCATCATGAGTGTGAAATAGCTCAGTCTCATGCTTGTTCAGGTGTACAGCCTGTAAATTACTGGATGCACGCGAATATGTTATTGTTGAATGGACAAAAAATGTCTAAATCAACAGGAAATAGTATTTTACCAGATGAGATTTTATCTGGAGACAATACTATTCTAAGTAAAGCATTTGGAGCAGGTGTTGTAAGGTTTTTTGCAATGCAAGCGCACTATAGAAGTATTTTAGATTTTTCTAACGATGCTTTGTTAGCTTCTGAAAAAGGATACAATAAGTTAATGGAAGCTTTGAGTATTCTTAAGGAATTAAAAACAGCTAAAGAATCAAGTTTTGATGTTCAAGCATGGAAACAGAAATGTTACGATGCTATGAATGATGATTTTAATACGCCGATTTTAATTGCGAATTTATTTGAAGCGGTTAAATTTATTAATCAAGTAAAAGATAACAAAGGAACTGTTTCAGCAAGTGACGCCGAGTTATTAAGTGCAACATTGAATTCTTTTGTATACAATATATTAGGATTGGTTAACGATTCAAAAGAACAAAGCTCTGATAAATTAGGAGGCGTTGTTGAGTTGTTAATTAAATTGAGAAAAGAAGCAAGAGATAATAAAGATTGGGCTTTATCGGATCAAATTCGTGATGAGCTTGCAGCTTTAGGAATTCAATTAAAGGACGGAAGAGAAGGAACTACATTTTCAGTAAACTAAGATGTTAAAAAAGATTCTTGCATTTCCGTTCATAATGTTGATTCGTTTTTATCAAACGGCTATATCACCATTCACACCAGCAACATGTAGATATAATCCTACATGTTCGGCATATTCCTTAGAAGCAATAAAGCGACACGGAATATTTTATGGAGGTTGGTTAGCTGTAAAACGAATTTTCAGTTGTCATCCTTGGGGTGGAAGTGGATATGATCCAGTACCAGAAAAGAAACAAAAAACTAAACTTTAATACTACATGAATTTTATAGCAATTACTTGGGATTGGGATCCTGAAATTTTTAATATCGGCGGATTTAGTATTCGTTGGTATAGCTTAATGTTTATCATTGCTTTTGTTTTAGGATTGCAGCTCATGAAGAAAATTTATACAGAGGATAATATCTCTCACGAGAAAATGGATCCTTTGTTTATGTACACCTTTGTTTCTATGTTAATAGGTATGCGTTTGGGTGAAGTTTTCTTTTACAGTTGGGCTGATTACCAAGATAACTTATTGCAGATTATTTTACCTTTTAGAAAACAAGAAGGAGCAGAGATGTTATTTGGTTTAGTTAAAGGTTGGAAATTTACTGGAATTTCTGGTTTCGCTAGTCATGGTGCAGCTATCGCAATTCCAATTGCATTATATTTTTATGCAAAAAAGCATTTACAAAAATCATGGTTATTCATTTTAGATAGAATGGGAATTATGGTTGCTTTGGCTGGTTTCTTTATTAGAATGGGTAATTTCTTTAATTCAGAAATCTATGGTAAGCAAACAGGTTCAAGTTTTGGAGTTATTTTCAAAAGAGCAGGAGAGAAGTATCCTTGTCACCCAACACAGATTTACGAAGCTTTTAGTTATTTAGCGTTATTCTTTATTCTATGGAGATTATACTGGAAAACAGATAAAAAGCAAAAAGAAGGGTATTTATTCGGAGTGTTTATGATAGCACTTTGGTCTCTACGTTTCTTAATTGAATTTATAAAACAACCTCAAGTAGTTGAGCGAGGAGAATGGGCGCTGAATACTGGACAATGGTTGAGTATTCCTTTAATTTCAATCGGAATTTGGTTGGTGTTAAGAAAAACAAAAACAGATAAAGTATAAATTAGAAAATAAAAAAAGGAGTAACAGAAATGTTGCTCCTTTTTTGTTTTAAATCCTTTTTAATATTCCTTTTAAAATTTCATCTTCTTCATCCAAAAGATAATCTTTAATGAAGATATCAGGAATTACACCTTCATGTTTTGTACTTCCATTTACACGTATCATTTTTCCTTTTGACATTTGAACTGTTATTCCAGTATTGGGAAGTTTAAAATAGAACACAGAGGCAATTAATGATGGAAATTCTGCTGTTTCTTCTCCTACAATAGTACCGAAATTATAATCTTGAATTTGAGCTGCAGTAACTGTGGCTTGAGAATGTGATTGTCTATTCACTAGAACGTACACTTTCCCTTTGAATCTATTGTTTATAGATTGAGGTTGAATTTTATCAAACTCATATGAATAACGTTCTCCATTTTTGTGATTAAATATAGATTGCCAATACTTACTCTTATTACTTTTTTTACCGCTTTCTTTCAATAATCTACTAGTTCTTAACTCAAAAGAACTATTCCAAGTAAAAGGTTGATTAGCAATATAAGAAACCAAATAATCGCTGAACACATTATCTCCTCCAGAATTATTTCTTAAGTCTATTATTAACGATTTTGAGGCTTTATTTTGAATTTCTTCGAATGAATTTTTAATAAATAATTTGAAGTTCTCTAAATCGCCATCAAAGCTTCCAGGATTCAAATAAGCAATAGTATTGTAGAATTTTAAAGCCATTTTAGCATTTAATAGTTCTGATCTCCTGTCCTCATATTCAGTCATAAGAGAGATTGCATTAAGTGAATGTTTTTTAGTTGCTCCTTTACACTTAATTTGAATTTCAAAATGATTGACTTGACCGAAAATCTGCCAGTAATAGCGAGGAAAACTATACATTTCTATTTTCACGTTTTTCATCATTTTTCGTTCTCCAGAAACTTGACGATAGATGCTATTTAATATTTCCTTAATAGATACTCCGTTTATACTAAAAATTTCATCTCCAATGTTAATTTTTGTATTGCTTGACCAGTTTTTACGAATTAATGCTTTGTCACCTTCAAAAGCTAGTTCTAAAGGAAAGATAGTGGCTTTATCCGAAGAAGCATACTTCATATATTCAGCACCTGGGAAATTTATACATGTATGTCCATTATTAACTAAAACAGGCAATTGTTGAAGTGTATTTGTAGCTTCTAGAATACTTAATGAATCTTTTATAATTTGATTTTTAATCTTGGTAAACCCTTTTTCAAAAGCAGTTTTGGAAACAGATTCATAAATGTCATATTGTGCTTCGAGTAAAGCTGTTTTTAAATAAGATAAATCTTCTAGAATTTGATTCTTTGTGAATTTTGTTTGTCCTTTAAGTTGCATGGAATACACTAAAAATAGGACGAAGTAAATTTTAATTTTCATGTACTTGTAATATCGTTTATGGCTGCAAAATTAAGAGTCAAAACTATGCTAGTCGTCCGAATGCTTCCATTAAGACTCATTTTTTACTTTTTTAAGGTATTGACTAGGAGTGAGTTCTGTGTTTTTCTTGAAAGCACTATTAAAAGTAGACTTTGAATTAAATCCTGCTTCGAAAGCTAAACCTAATAGAGATAGTTTTTCTAGATTTGAAGTTTTTACAAGTTTTTGAAATTCTTGAACTCTGTAAGAATTTATAAGGTCATAGAAATTTTTACCACAGTTTTGGTTGATTTTTAAAGAAACTGTTTTAGGTTTCATCTCTAAGAGTTCTGCAAGCTTATTTAAATTGATATCGGAATTTAAATAGGGTTTTTCCAAAAGCATGACTTGATTCAGTTTGTCAAGAAATTCAAGATCTTTTGATGGAGATGAATCTTCTTTTTCAATATTAGAAATTTCAGGAATGAGTAATTCAGGGTTTACTTTATTTAAATAGCCTTTGAATCCTATCCAAGTACAGGTAATAGCGAGAATAACAAAGTTCGGTAAGAAGTAATATTCTCTCAAATTTCGATCAAATACAAATCGATCAACTTCTGTAAGTATATTCCAAAGAATAGGATAAAATCCAAAAATTATAATCGGGATTTTTAACCAGTGGTGAGCTTTATCTTCAATTTTAGAAAAATATTGTTTTAACTGTAATTCATACTTGAATAAAAGTCTAATTGAAATAATACTATACACTAATATTGAGATAATTCCAATCCATTGTTGAGTAAGATATACGTATGTAATATTAGGAATCGGATCTACGTATAATGCATCCGCTCCGTTTCTATATAAGGCAGTTCTGTAAAAGATAAACTCTATCAGTAAAGGAATAAAATGAATACTATTTTTCTTGGTGAATTTAAAAGATGGTTTGGTTATACTTAAGGTGTAAAAGTATAAAGCGGGCCCCATACCATAAAGCATTTCCAGTTGAACATACCTGAAAATATGCATTAAGTTAAAGTCTTTTAACACATTAACTAATACAATATTTATGGCCATTATGGCATAAAAGAAAATAAGTAATGCTAAGAATTTATTAGCAAGTATTTTAGGTTGTTTTTTTAATATTAGAATACTCAAAATGATTGCTTGAAAAGCAAAAACACAGATTATAGTAAACAAAATTGAGTTTGAAGTGATCATCTTAATGTTTCTAATAGTTGAGTTGGTTTGTGGAACTCAAAGTCTAAAGTATATAATAAGAATGATTTTTTAAACACTTTAAGTAAAAGAAAAGGAGTGATGCTTCAATCATCACTCCCTGCAGAATCGATATAACTCGAAACTTGAATAAAACTATTTTTTAAAACTTATAGTTCTGTATTATAACTATCTACTAAGCTTACAACTTTTAGCTCCTTTTTAAACGCTTCTATTGATGATATATTTCCTTTCTTCACACGAATTGTTTTTTCCGAGTTAGGTAACATATTGAAATAATTATCTGAGAAATTTTCGTCAAAATTACCCGAAGCAAATACACCAATAGCTAGTTTTTTCGTTTGAAGAGAAACAATATATTCGGTTTCATTTTCACTTATATCGTAACTTAATTCAGGGTTAGGTAGTTCTAACTCTTTAAAATGTTTTAAGAAATGTTCATTAGAACAATTGGTTTCTTTATTTGTTGAAAACGATGCACTCAAGAAAACATCTTCGAATCCGTTTGAGTATTTCTTTAAATCTTCTTTTGAAATGAGTAAATAACTGGCAGATGAGTTTGCTGTAACTTCTATGTCTTTATTCCAAGTGTTAAGTTCTGTTCCATCAAAATTCAGAAGTTTCACTTTTAATTGTCCAGAGAAGTTTTTTAGATCATCCGTAGCAATATATATGGCAACGGAGTCAGAGCCTTTCTTATCATCAAAACTGATAATGGTTTTTTCAAACGCTTTTTTTACTCCGTAATGTAGCGCTTTCCATTTTCCGTAATAATCAATGCTCGACCAAGAGGCAACTGGCCAACAATCGTTAATTTGCCAATACAAAGATCCCATGCAACGATATCTGTTTTTACGATGAGCTTCAATTCCTGTTGTAATTCCATAGGCTTGTAATAAATGACTTACATACAAAAAGCTTTCAAAATCTTTAGGTTGTTTGTAATGACGAAGCATGTATTCTTTTATAGTACCATTTCCAATACTTGAACGTTGGTGAGATTTCATTACTTCAGAGAAAATATCATGATCTTCTGGAATTGTATATTTATTTACAGTGGCTAATTCAGGAAAAGATTGGAATCCAAATTCAGACATGAAACGTGGAATTTTTACATTGTAATTAGAGAATGGTTCCTTTCCCCACCAAACTCCCCAGTAATGAGCATCACCATCAGTATGAGATTCTGGTACTCCAAGTTCACTACTAGGAGATGAAGCCCAATATTTTCTGTCAGAATCATATTGTTCAACAACCTCAGGTAATACTTTATGGAAAATATCGGTATATGATTTCCATGTTGTATTTGCGGCTTTTTCAGATTGTTCTTTGGTAACTTTCTGTTTCCAGCCCCAGCGTTCCCAGGCAGATAATACTTCATTATTTCCACACCATAAAGCAATAGAAGTATGATTTCTTAATCGTTTTACGTTATCAATTGCCTCTTGTTTTACACTTTCTAAATATGCATCGTCTCCAGGATACATAGCACAGGCAAACATAAAATCTTGCCAAACTAATAATCCCATTTCATCACATAAATCATAAAATTCTTTGTTTTCATAAACTCCACCTCCCCAAACTCTAATCATATTCATGTTAGCATCTTTAGCAGAATTTAAAATATTCTGATAATTAGATGATTTTACTCTCGGTAAAAAGATGTCTTGAGGAATATAATTTGCTCCTTTCATAAAAGTAGGAATTCCATTGACAGTAAAATAAAAGGAAGAACCAATAGAGTCTTTTTCTCTTTTCAGTTCTATTGTTCTTAATCCAACTCGATTTACTTTAGAATCAGAATGATTTTTGTGTCGAGCTTTAACTTCTATGTTATATAAATATTGTTTACCCATACCGTTAGGCCACCATAGTTTAGGGTTTCGAATGCTAAACGGAATTGTAAATTTGTTTTGACCAGGCTTTAAATTGAACTCTTTAGATGTTACAATACTATCGTTTACGGAGATTTCAATGATACTTTTTTCAATTTCTTTATGACTATTAATTTCTACTGATGCTGAAAGAGAAGCAGAGTCTTTAGCAATTTGTTGTCTTATGAAAACATCATCAATTTTGAAGTTATCCCAACTTCTCAAAACAACAGGTCTCCATATTCCGGAAGTTACTAATCTTGGTCCCCAATCCCAACCAAAATGATAACCAGCTTTTCTTGAAAATACACTTACTTTTTTCTTGCCTTCAACTTTACCAATTTCAGCTAAATCATTATCGGAAACTTCAATTTGATAATCAATAGCATCATATTTTTCAATTCCTTTTGTAATTGGCGATTCTAGAACAACTTTTAAAGTATTATCCCCTTCTTTTAAAATTGATTTTGCGTCAACTTTATATCGACGGAACATATTGTCTGTTGTTAGGATTTCTTTATTATTCAAATAGATTTTTCCGTAGGTGTCTATTCCTTCGAATTCCATCTCAATTTGTTCTTTAGTAAGTAAATCTTTGGTGATGGTAAAGGTTGATTGGTAAATCCAGTTCGACTTATCTACCCACTGTACATCATGTTCATTTAATCTATAAAATGGATTTTCTATAACATTATTACTCAGTAAATCTGTATGAACAGTTCCTGGAACTTCGGCAGCTCTCCATACTGTGTCTTTTTCTTTTTTGAATGTCCAGTTTGAATTGATTTCCATTTCATTTACTATTGATTTTTTACATCCTATAATAGAAAAGACAATGAAGAATAGGAGGAAGTTATTGAATGACTTCATTATTTGGTTGTTTGTTGTTTTGGAGAAGTCAAGATAACAAAATATGAGTTTGCAATTTTTTACTATTCTAACATAAATTGAACATAAAATTACTTTGATAATAACCGAAAAAAACCTTATTCTAGATAGAATAAGGTTTTCATAGTATTTGTTGTACATATTAGTTATATGTCTTCCTCAGTTTTTTCCAATTATTATTTGCTTTGGAAATTAGTTTTTCGTCATTTTTTTCCTTCAACCATAATTGTTTTGCATCTAATTCAACATTATTTAAGAAGAGGTAATATTTATTGCTAATTACTAGGAATTTATTGGGGTCAACTCTAAACTTTGCTCCTGCATAAGTTCCGAAAGCGCAGTATCCACCATATTGAGGTAAATATTTTTTCGGATTACCATCAAAAGTGTTTTTTTGTGCTTCTGATGTAAAGTAGTACGTAACTCCTTCGTAAGTTGACTTGTAATTTTTACTACCTCTTTGTGCAAGATTTAAATCTAGGTATGATACCGGACTATATCCTTGAAGTGCAATATTGCTGTTGTCGATATTATTTGCTTTTTTATCTTGACCGTAAGTAGATAATGAAGTTAAAAACAAACAGGCTATTAATGTTAATTTGAAAATTTTCATGATATGTATATATTATTAATTTAATTTTTAAGAAATACTTGATTGTGGTTTATGTGCACTTACTACTAAAAGAACAGTTATTCCGTTTATCCAATAATAATAAGCGTCAATTCCTTGGAAAGAGAATAAAAATGGAACTATAACGAATAGTAATCCGACAATAAAGTCTACAGTTAAGTGTAATTTATAAGACAAAACTCTTAGAACACCTAAATGATGATCAGTTAATAATGTTAGAACGAAAGCGGCAATACCAGTTATAACTGAAATCCAAAGAGCTAACGAGTTGATTTTTCCTAATTCTAACAGAAAGGGTAATGCTATCAAGGCAATTGCCACAGGATAATCTAAAAAAGCATGAATTCTTTTAGTAACAAATTTCATAAGTAATCGGATTTAGTTTGCGTTGAAATATTCTTCTTTAATAACTTGACCTTGATCATTCCATTCTCTTTGAATGATTTCGTGCCAATAAATTTTAGAACCATCTTTCATATCAAAATCAAAAGTGAATTCTGAAGCAGAATTAGTTCCATCAACTATAGTTTTGTGATGTTTAATTCCATTTACATTTGATATTGCTCCTAGAAATCCTTCCATTTTTGCAACCATTTCTGTTTTTGAATTGGTAGTAGAATTTTCATAATCGGAAGTGTTTGCGTTAGTTGCAAAATACTTTTTTACTGCATTTACGATATCTCCTTGAGATACCATTGCGTCCATGTTTTTTACTTGATCTTTAATATTCATTTTATATACTTTTATTAAGTTATTATGTTGATACAAAGATCAGAAGAGAGTAAAAGGAAAGAGGTACAAAAAAGACGTTAACTATTGTACTTTTTTAAAAATTGAGTGGGAGTTAATTGTGTGTAATGCTTGAAGAAAGTAGAAAAGTGATTGGCTTCTTCAAAGCCTAAATAAAAAGCAATGTTTTTAATTTTCTCACCGTTTAGTAATAATTCTTTTGAAGTTCTTATGATTTCTTGTCTTATAAGTTGACCAACTGAGGTATTTAATTTTTGACGTACTTTTTTATTTAAGGTCTTTTCAGTGATATGTAGTTTATCTGCATAAAAAGAAAGGGATTTTTGAGAGGTATGATAATCATGAATCATTTGAAACAAATCATTTTCAAATTGATCATCTAATTGAAAACCAATTTGATCTCTAAATTCGCTTGGAGTAATTCCTGTGTTTTTCTTAAAGTTTTTATTAAAATAAGCTACGTCTTTATACCCTTGTTCGTAAGCTATCTGTTTGATTGGATTATCAGTAAAGGCTATAAGTTTTTGATCTTCTATTAATCGTTTATTGACTTCAAGTTTTTTTATGGTTAAACCAATCTTGTTTTTAAGAAGATAATTTATATTCTTATTGTTTTTACTGATTTTCTTAATGAGCTCTTCTACAGAAAGGTGATTTTTAAATTCTTGATCGATCACTTCTTTGATATCAAAAATTATTTGATATTCTTTCTTATCAGCTTTAAAAGGATTTTGCCAATACCATTGGTTTACTGAAATATCAATAATATCTTTTTGAGAAGAGAAAATAGTATTGGATAAGTATTTTTGGCAATCTTTACAATCTAAATAATCAATGTAACCGAGAGAAACTAAGTGCTTAAATAATATTCGAACATCTCGACTTTTAAATAAAACTTGATTATCAAAATCAATTCGTCTTACTACAAAAGATTCAGAAGAGAACTTTATGTACTGACCTTTTTCTAAAAAAATCAATTTATCATCCCAATTTAAATAGTTTTTAAAATCTACTTCAATTGTTCCTTTTCCTTTTAGGATATGAAATAAAGAATGAGTTTCTAAAAAATAGATTTTATTAACTTCAGGAGTAAACTTAGATACCATTAACCTTTTTAATGATTGTACATTTTATTGGATTTAAAGGTAATGTTTTTCAATAAAAAAGCTCGATGATATTACATCGAGCTTCTTGAATTTATTTTGTGATATAAACTTTTGTTTGATAATTGTAATTCCCGGATTGAATTTTTACAATATAGATCCCACTGGTCACGTTCGGTAGTTGAACTTGAAAATCACTAGTTTGATATTTCTCGTTTTTAATCTGCTTACCAAGTAAATCGTAAACTTGCACTTTGTATTCTTGACCGTTGGAACTATTGGAAATTTTAACATTGAAATTTCTATCAGTAGAAGGGTTTGGATAAATACTCACATTATTTTTATCTGCAATATTATCTCCAATACTCAATGTTTTATCACTTATTCCTTGAATTACTAAAGAAAAATCCTGAGGATTAAGTAGAGTTCCTTTATGAGTAACTTCTAAAGTATATGTTCCTGCAGGTAAGTTTTTAGTATCAATTCTTTCAATATTATCTCTAAAGTTATCTCCTTTTGTTGCCGCGTCGTCAAAATTATTTGATGTTGCGTTAGGAGTTAAAACCCATGGTTTAAATTCATTCCCATTCTTATCATAAACAATTACATCCAAATCATTAATCAATTTAGTTTCTTGATTATCTTCACTGAAAATAATATCACTCGCTGCTGGATCTGTCCATGCAATACTTACAATTAGATTTGAACCTTCTTCAATGTCAAATTCAGTTTTATATATTTCACCTTGTGAAAGAGATAACTCTTGAATTTTAGTAGTCTTATTTAGTTCAGAAATTACATTTGCGGCACGCTCAGCATTTAAAATTCCCCAACCATTTTGAAAATCAGGGCCATCATTTACACCAGCTTCATCTGTTGTTCCAAGTAGAAGAGCTCTGACTGTTGCCGATCTCATGAAAAAGCTTGTTTTATTGCGGTAATGTTGTTGAAGCAGTGCGATACTACCAGTAACCGTTGGAGTTGACATAGATGTTCCGCTTTTGGTTGAATATTCTGTTGTACCAGCATTATCAGATGAAAATAAGGTTACACCATTTGTAACCAAATCAGGTTTTATTCTCCAGTCATCTGTTGGTCCCCAACTACTAAACGCTGATTGAACAACTGACTCAGGTCCAGTATAAGATGAAATATCTTCAACAGCACCAACTACGATTACGTTTTTAGCTGTCGCTGCAGCTCTAACTAAATCATATCCATTATCAAAAATATTAATTCCGTCATTTCTTGTATTCCCTGCGGATTTACACATTGTTAAATAAGGAGCATTATAAGTAATAATATCCCAATTTCGGGCATCAGTATTATAGGCTCCATAAAATTGTTGAGTATTGAAAGTTGGTAACCTTTGTGAATAAGAATGATTTGATAAAATACCTCCTGCAGCAGCAAAATCTGCAATTTCCGCCTCATCATTATCTGCCAAATATGCTTTCATTGTTGCCGCAGATGCCATTCCTCTTGCTTCTGAGTTTATACCAGTAGCAATCATAGTACCAGTAGTGTGAGTAGCATGACTTGATGCACTAAAAGGATCAATTATATCTACTCGGTTAATATATTCTTGATGATTTAATAGAGGAAGCCCACCAGCTTCCCAGTGACCTATAGTTACTCCTGAT
This genomic window from Tenacibaculum sp. 190524A05c contains:
- a CDS encoding AraC family transcriptional regulator produces the protein MVSKFTPEVNKIYFLETHSLFHILKGKGTIEVDFKNYLNWDDKLIFLEKGQYIKFSSESFVVRRIDFDNQVLFKSRDVRILFKHLVSLGYIDYLDCKDCQKYLSNTIFSSQKDIIDISVNQWYWQNPFKADKKEYQIIFDIKEVIDQEFKNHLSVEELIKKISKNNKNINYLLKNKIGLTIKKLEVNKRLIEDQKLIAFTDNPIKQIAYEQGYKDVAYFNKNFKKNTGITPSEFRDQIGFQLDDQFENDLFQMIHDYHTSQKSLSFYADKLHITEKTLNKKVRQKLNTSVGQLIRQEIIRTSKELLLNGEKIKNIAFYLGFEEANHFSTFFKHYTQLTPTQFLKKYNS
- a CDS encoding S8 family serine peptidase, translating into MKKVLLTLPLLLVSIHFFGQNGQDKAYIVKQTNVQKLKEFSQKSSKNYNTNLQVFQSSNQPKRFNLKNNKVAILSNFDSKGNPIYYIEDNDAAAISARVNKIWQGGSSGLNLDGSGVTIGHWEAGGLPLLNHQEYINRVDIIDPFSASSHATHTTGTMIATGINSEARGMASAATMKAYLADNDEAEIADFAAAGGILSNHSYSQRLPTFNTQQFYGAYNTDARNWDIITYNAPYLTMCKSAGNTRNDGINIFDNGYDLVRAAATAKNVIVVGAVEDISSYTGPESVVQSAFSSWGPTDDWRIKPDLVTNGVTLFSSDNAGTTEYSTKSGTSMSTPTVTGSIALLQQHYRNKTSFFMRSATVRALLLGTTDEAGVNDGPDFQNGWGILNAERAANVISELNKTTKIQELSLSQGEIYKTEFDIEEGSNLIVSIAWTDPAASDIIFSEDNQETKLINDLDVIVYDKNGNEFKPWVLTPNATSNNFDDAATKGDNFRDNIERIDTKNLPAGTYTLEVTHKGTLLNPQDFSLVIQGISDKTLSIGDNIADKNNVSIYPNPSTDRNFNVKISNSSNGQEYKVQVYDLLGKQIKNEKYQTSDFQVQLPNVTSGIYIVKIQSGNYNYQTKVYITK
- a CDS encoding YHS domain-containing (seleno)protein, with the protein product MKIFKLTLIACLFLTSLSTYGQDKKANNIDNSNIALQGYSPVSYLDLNLAQRGSKNYKSTYEGVTYYFTSEAQKNTFDGNPKKYLPQYGGYCAFGTYAGAKFRVDPNKFLVISNKYYLFLNNVELDAKQLWLKEKNDEKLISKANNNWKKLRKTYN